From Camelina sativa cultivar DH55 chromosome 20, Cs, whole genome shotgun sequence, the proteins below share one genomic window:
- the LOC104771798 gene encoding subtilisin-like protease SBT5.6, protein MNKLTCLFPLLFLIPLLASCAEKKQVYIVYFGEHKGDKALHEIEEHHHSYLHSVKESEEEARASLLYSYKHSINGFAAELTPDEASKLEKLADVVSVFKSHPRKYEAHTTRSWEFVGLEEEETDDIDARPLKNDVDDRFRVGRKFLRKAKHGDGIIVGVLDSGVWPESRSFSDKGMGPIPKSWKGICQTGVAFNSSHCNRKIIGARYYVKGYEKYFGAFNVTANKDFLSPRDPDGHGSHTASTAVGRRVYGASALGGFAMGSASGGAPLSRLAVYKACWAKPNEEKVGGNVCLQEDMLAAIDDAIADGVHVISISIGTTDPLPFQQDGIAIGALHAIKRNIVVAASAGNSGPKPGTLSNPAPWIITVGASTLDRAFVGGLALGNGYTIKTESITAFKMDKFAPLVYAANVVVPGIALNDSSQCLPNSLRPELVAGKVVLCLRGAGSRIGKGIEVKRAGGAGMILGNAPANGNEIPSDSHFVATAAVTPTVVEKILDYIKTDKNPMAFIKPGKTVYKYTAAPLMTGFSSRGPNVVDPNILKPDITAPGLNILAAWSGADSPSKVSVDQRVADFNIYTGTSMSCPHVSGAIALLKAIHPKWSSAAIRSALMTTAWMTNDEKKPIQDVDGLPANPFALGSGHFRPTKAADPGLVYDASYRAYLLYGCSVNFTDIDPTFKCPSKIPPGYNLNYPSVAIPNLNRMVTVKRTVTNVGIGNSTSTYLFNANPPSSVSVEAIPNVLVFNRIGQKQRFKIVIKPRTDLVLNATEKGQYQFGWFSWTDSDHVVRSPIAVSLA, encoded by the exons ATGAACAAGCTAACTTGTCTCTtccctctcctctttctcatcCCCCTCTTAGCCTCATGTGCCGAAAAAAAACAG GTGTATATAGTCTATTTTGGAGAACATAAAGGTGATAAAGCCTTACATGAAATAGAAGAACATCATCATTCTTATCTTCACTCGGTTAAAGAATCCGAAGAAGAGGCTAGAGCATCGCTCTTGTATAGCTACAAACATAGCATCAATGGCTTCGCGGCTGAGCTAACCCCGGACGAAGCCTCTAAACTAGAaa aATTGGCAGACGTTGTTTCGGTATTCAAGAGCCATCCAAGAAAATATGAAGCGCATACTACACGGTCATGGGAGTTTGTAGgattggaggaggaggaaaccGATGACATTGATGCACGACCTCTAAAAAACGATGTAGATGATCGGTTTCGTGTCGGGAGAAAGTTTTTAAGGAAGGCCAAACATGGTGATGGTATCATCGTCGGTGTTCTCGACAGTG gtgtgTGGCCAGAATCAAGGAGTTTCAGTGACAAAGGAATGGGACCTATTCCAAAGTCATGGAAAGGAATCTGCCAAACCGGAGTTGCTTTTAACTCTTCTCACTGTAACCG GAAAATAATTGGAGCGAGGTATTACGTGAAAGGATACGAAAAATATTTCGGAGCGTTCAACGTTACAGCAAACAAAGACTTCTTGTCGCCACGCGATCCCGACGGACATGGATCCCACACAGCCTCTACTGCCGTTGGTCGTCGGGTCTACGGTGCATCAGCACTCGGCGGTTTTGCAATGGGCTCGGCCTCGGGTGGTGCACCATTATCTCGTCTAGCTGTTTACAAAGCTTGTTGGGCCAAGCCCAACGAGGAAAAAGTTGGCGGAAATGTCTGTTTACAAGAAGACATGCTTGCCGCGATCGATGACGCGATCGCTGATGGCGTTCACGTAATCAGCATTTCGATCGGAACGACCGATCCTTTGCCGTTTCAACAAGATGGAATTGCGATTGGAGCGTTGCATGCAATTAAAAGGAATATTGTGGTTGCGGCTAGCGCTGGGAATTCAGGGCCAAAGCCTGGGACTTTGTCGAATCCGGCACCGTGGATTATTACCGTTGGAGCTAGTACTCTTGATCGGGCTTTTGTTGGCGGCCTTGCTCTTGGTAATGGCTACACAATCAAG ACGGAGTCGATAACGGCAtttaaaatggacaaatttgcGCCTCTTGTTTACGCTGCTAACGTGGTTGTTCCCGGCATTGCATTGAACGATTCATC GCAATGTTTACCGAATTCACTAAGACCGGAGCTTGTGGCTGGTAAAGTGGTATTATGTTTAAGAGGAGCCGGTTCAAGAATCGGTAAAGGTATAGAGGTAAAACGAGCCGGAGGAGCCGGTATGATTCTTGGAAACGCCCCGGCTAACGGCAATGAAATTCCGTCGGACTCTCACTTTGTTGCGACTGCCGCTGTTACCCCAACCGTGGTCGAGAAAATTCTAGATTACATCAAAACCGATAAAAACCCGATGGCTTTTATTAAACCGGGGAAAACGGTTTACAAATACACAGCAGCTCCTTTGATGACCGGGTTTTCTAGCCGCGGTCCAAACGTGGTAGATCCCAACATTTTAAAG CCGGATATTACCGCACCTGGACTGAACATACTGGCTGCATGGAGCGGAGCAGATTCACCAAGCAAAGTTTCAGTAGATCAAAGAGTTGcagattttaatatttacacAGGAACTTCAATGTCTTGTCCTCATGTTTCTGGTGCGATTGCTCTTCTCAAAGCTATTCATCCTAAATGGAGTAGTGCTGCTATAAGATCTGCTCTTATGACCACTG ctTGGATGACTAACGACGAGAAGAAACCAATCCAAGACGTTGATGGTTTACCCGCAAACCCATTTGCACTTGGGTCAGGACATTTCAGACCAACCAAAGCTGCAGACCCCGGTTTAGTCTATGATGCATCATACCGAGCTTACCTTCTCTATGGCTGCTCAGTTAATTTCACCGATATTGACCCGACATTCAAATGTCCTAGTAAAATCCCTCCCGGTTACAATCTCAACTATCCGTCCGTCGCGATCCCGAATCTAAACAGGATGGTGACCGTTAAAAGAACGGTTACAAATGTTGGAATTGGTAACTCGACAAGCACATACTTATTCAACGCTAACCCACCATCAAGTGTTTCGGTTGAGGCTATACCGAATGTGTTGGTCTTTAACCGGATTGGTCAGAAGCAGCGGTTTAAAATCGTGATTAAACCACGGACGGACCTGGTGTTGAATGCGACTGAAAAGGGTCAATACCAATTTGGATGGTTTAGTTGGACAGATAGTGACCATGTTGTGAGGAGTCCAATTGCTGTTTccttagcttga